A stretch of Pseudobacteroides sp. DNA encodes these proteins:
- a CDS encoding STM4015 family protein has translation MITRRLALSYDECEEGKNFLGLLEEFYSDPSSKDVEYLVIGPWEETWENSSKFIVDNLVENKDKLPSIKGLFIGDMESEDCEISWIIQSDLSPLLRAFPNLEELKIRGSSGLRLSDLQHDKLKTLIIECGGLSTDVIDDILESKLPNLEHLELYLGVEEYGFNGTIEDIKPFMKKGLFPKLKYLGLKDSEIQDEIAHEIANSDILDGLDTLDLSMGTLTDEGAESLLKSNRIKNLKFLDLNYHYMSDDMMKKIKSLGIKVDVTDQQEEEEYDDEIYRYPAVTE, from the coding sequence ATGATTACAAGAAGACTGGCTCTTAGTTATGATGAGTGTGAAGAAGGAAAAAACTTTTTGGGTCTATTGGAGGAGTTTTATAGCGATCCTTCCTCAAAGGATGTTGAATACCTTGTAATAGGACCTTGGGAGGAAACATGGGAAAATAGCTCAAAGTTTATTGTGGATAATCTCGTAGAAAACAAAGACAAACTGCCGAGCATCAAAGGGCTTTTTATTGGTGATATGGAGTCGGAGGATTGTGAAATATCATGGATAATTCAAAGTGATTTATCACCCCTCTTAAGAGCATTTCCAAATCTAGAAGAGTTAAAAATCAGAGGAAGCTCTGGATTAAGGCTTTCGGATCTGCAACATGATAAGTTAAAGACACTAATTATAGAGTGTGGTGGTTTGAGTACTGATGTAATTGATGATATATTAGAATCAAAGCTTCCCAATCTGGAGCATCTGGAATTATATCTTGGAGTTGAGGAGTACGGATTTAACGGAACAATAGAGGATATAAAACCGTTTATGAAAAAAGGGTTGTTTCCAAAGCTTAAGTATCTTGGATTGAAGGATAGTGAAATACAGGATGAAATAGCACATGAAATTGCCAACAGCGATATTTTAGATGGGCTTGATACACTGGATCTTTCTATGGGAACCCTTACGGATGAAGGGGCAGAAAGTCTTTTGAAAAGCAATAGGATAAAGAATCTCAAGTTTCTGGATTTGAATTATCACTATATGTCCGACGACATGATGAAAAAAATTAAATCCCTAGGAATAAAAGTTGATGTTACTGATCAGCAGGAAGAAGAGGAATACGATGATGAGATATACCGTTACCCTGCTGTTACTGAATAA
- a CDS encoding adenylyl-sulfate kinase: MDYIYEIAALFKDASIVTLVSAISPYMEMRRRARERIGNREFVEVYVTADLQTLIKRDPKGLYRKALAGEITDFTGISAPYEEPVNPEITLDTDKVTIEEGASIVLNYIWKRILI, translated from the coding sequence ATGGATTATATTTATGAAATAGCTGCTCTGTTTAAGGATGCATCGATTGTTACTTTGGTTTCAGCCATATCACCCTATATGGAAATGAGGAGAAGAGCCAGGGAAAGGATTGGGAATCGGGAGTTTGTGGAGGTCTATGTTACAGCAGATCTTCAAACGCTGATAAAACGTGACCCCAAGGGGCTCTATAGAAAAGCTTTGGCAGGGGAGATAACCGATTTTACAGGCATATCTGCTCCGTATGAAGAGCCGGTAAATCCGGAGATTACTTTGGACACAGACAAAGTAACAATTGAAGAAGGGGCAAGTATAGTGCTAAATTATATATGGAAGAGAATTTTGATATAA